One window of Calonectris borealis chromosome 28, bCalBor7.hap1.2, whole genome shotgun sequence genomic DNA carries:
- the MIER2 gene encoding mesoderm induction early response protein 2 isoform X3, which yields MGSADHRLNLAEILSQNYGVREEREEDDDTQEKQKSLEELEKSFSASQSSEMPFEELLALYGYEASDPISEQDSESNDITPNLPDMTLDKEQIAKDLLSGEEEEETQSSADDLTPSVTSHDASDLFPNQPGSNNFLADEDKEPCSSPCASSMAEDSEEDSIPSNECKKEIMVGPQYQATVPILHLNRHGEKVLFLLAYENEDQLLWDPNILPEREVEEFLYRAVKRRWDELSSSSLPEGEMVKDNEQALYELVKCNFNAEEALRRLRFNVKVIRDELCAWSEEECRNFEHGFRVHGKNFHLIQANKVRTRSVGECVEYYYMWKKSERYDYFTQQTRLGRKKYVLHPGATDYTDNDLDVGEVENASRSRSSPPIPSATSCLDSHFGQDQIAIESTEPLSVESTACSLGSMSESGQGYECSTPSETNCSFDPTEETSSGAISASCTRHTVNPSESGLYALPPAGPGLAEKQETLQSSGETITMDFTLPADINEGLPLIAGPVDLDRDPEGVVAPAQVSLSVTDFGLIGIGDVNSFLTAHQACPAPVARSEPLSQ from the exons ATGGGCTCAGCTGATCATCGACTGAACCTAGCAGAGATCCTTTCACAGAACTATGGTGTacgggaagaaagggaagaagatgaTGATACTCAGGAGAAGCAGAAATCTTTAGAAGAGCTGGAGAAGAGTTTCAGTGCCTCTCAG AGCAGTGAAATGCCATTTGAGGAGCTGCTTGCACTTTATGGCTATGAGGCGTCTGATCCCATCTCGGAGCAGGACAGTGAGAGCAATGATATTACTCCAAACCTCCCAGATATGACTCTGGATAAG GAACAAATAGCGAAGGATTTGCTTtcaggggaagaagaggaggagacacAGTCTTCAGCTGATGATCTGACTCCATCCGTCACGTCCCACGATGCGTCGGACCTATTCCCAAACCAGCCTGGCT CAAACAACTTCCTTGCTGATGAAGACAAAGAGCCCTGTTCATCTCCGTGTGCTTCCTCCATGGCTGAGGATTCAGAGGAGGATTCCATCCCATCCAATGAGTGTAAGAAG GAGATCATGGTTGGACCTCAGTACCAAGCCACTGTTCCCATCCTCCACTTAAACAGGCACGGTGAAAAAG tgctttttctgttAGCTTATGAGAATGAAGATCAACTGCTTTGGGACCCAAACATACTCCCCGAGAGAGAGGTTGAAGAGTTCCTGTACCGTGCAGTGAAGCGGCGATGGGACGAGCTGTCTAGCAGCAGCCTGCCAGAAGGAGAGATGGTGAAGGACAATGAACAG GCTTTGTATGAACTGGTTAAATGCAACTTCAATGCAGAAGAGGCACTGCGGAGGTTACGGTTCAATGTGAAGGTTATCAGAG ATGAGCTTTGTGCCTGGAGTGAGGAAGAATGTAGAAATTTTGAACATGGCTTCAGGGTCCACGGGAAAAACTTTCATCTTATCCAAGCAAACAAG GTCCGCACCAGGTCAGTGGGCGAGTGTGTGGAGTATTACTACATGTGGAAAAAATCAGAGCGCTATGACTACTTCACTCAGCAGACTCGTTTAGGAAGGAAGAAGTACGTCCTCCACCCTGGAGCCAC GGATTACACCGACAATGACTTGGATGTGGGTGAAGTAGAAAACGCCAGTCGTTCTCGGAGCTCGCCACCAATTCCCTCTGCAACCAGCTGCCTGGATTCTCATTTCGGTCAAGATCAGATAGCAATAGAGAGCACAG AGCCCCTGAGCGTGGAGAGCACAGCCTGCAGCCTGGGCAGCATGAGTGAATCGGGGCAGGGCTATGAGTGCAGTACTCCTTCGGAGACAAATTGTTCCTTCGACCCCACGGAGGAGACATCCTCAGGCGCCATCTCAGCTTCCTGCACGCGACACACTGTCAACCCCTCGGAATCGGGGCTCTATGCTTTGCCGCCGGCAGGACCAGGACTAGCGGAGAAGCAGGAGACATTGCAGAGCTCTGGTGAGACGATAACCATGGACTTCACTCTCCCTGCAGACATTAACGAGGGTTTGCCTTTAATTGCTGGCCCTGTGGATTTGGACAGAGACCCAGAGGGAGTGGTGGCCCCTGCGCAAGTGTCCTTATCGGTCACAGATTTTGGCCTCATTGGCATCGGAGATGTAAATAGCTTTCTGACTGCCCATCAGGCTTGCCCAGCGCCTGTGGCTCGGTCGGAGCCTTTGTCACAGTGA
- the MIER2 gene encoding mesoderm induction early response protein 2 isoform X1, with protein MMKKDAKAPTSVHLPVLSIRVVSMGSADHRLNLAEILSQNYGVREEREEDDDTQEKQKSLEELEKSFSASQLVLYSMIVPFLMKLCPPLAQSSEMPFEELLALYGYEASDPISEQDSESNDITPNLPDMTLDKEQIAKDLLSGEEEEETQSSADDLTPSVTSHDASDLFPNQPGSNNFLADEDKEPCSSPCASSMAEDSEEDSIPSNECKKEIMVGPQYQATVPILHLNRHGEKAYENEDQLLWDPNILPEREVEEFLYRAVKRRWDELSSSSLPEGEMVKDNEQALYELVKCNFNAEEALRRLRFNVKVIRDELCAWSEEECRNFEHGFRVHGKNFHLIQANKVRTRSVGECVEYYYMWKKSERYDYFTQQTRLGRKKYVLHPGATDYTDNDLDVGEVENASRSRSSPPIPSATSCLDSHFGQDQIAIESTEPLSVESTACSLGSMSESGQGYECSTPSETNCSFDPTEETSSGAISASCTRHTVNPSESGLYALPPAGPGLAEKQETLQSSGETITMDFTLPADINEGLPLIAGPVDLDRDPEGVVAPAQVSLSVTDFGLIGIGDVNSFLTAHQACPAPVARSEPLSQ; from the exons ATGATGAAAAAAGATGCCAAAGCTCCTACAAGTGTCCATTTGCCCGTTCTTTCAATAAGGG TTGTGTCAATGGGCTCAGCTGATCATCGACTGAACCTAGCAGAGATCCTTTCACAGAACTATGGTGTacgggaagaaagggaagaagatgaTGATACTCAGGAGAAGCAGAAATCTTTAGAAGAGCTGGAGAAGAGTTTCAGTGCCTCTCAG CTGGTGTTGTACTCCATGATTGTTCCATTCCTGATGAAGCTTTGTCCTCCTCTCGCTCAGAGCAGTGAAATGCCATTTGAGGAGCTGCTTGCACTTTATGGCTATGAGGCGTCTGATCCCATCTCGGAGCAGGACAGTGAGAGCAATGATATTACTCCAAACCTCCCAGATATGACTCTGGATAAG GAACAAATAGCGAAGGATTTGCTTtcaggggaagaagaggaggagacacAGTCTTCAGCTGATGATCTGACTCCATCCGTCACGTCCCACGATGCGTCGGACCTATTCCCAAACCAGCCTGGCT CAAACAACTTCCTTGCTGATGAAGACAAAGAGCCCTGTTCATCTCCGTGTGCTTCCTCCATGGCTGAGGATTCAGAGGAGGATTCCATCCCATCCAATGAGTGTAAGAAG GAGATCATGGTTGGACCTCAGTACCAAGCCACTGTTCCCATCCTCCACTTAAACAGGCACGGTGAAAAAG CTTATGAGAATGAAGATCAACTGCTTTGGGACCCAAACATACTCCCCGAGAGAGAGGTTGAAGAGTTCCTGTACCGTGCAGTGAAGCGGCGATGGGACGAGCTGTCTAGCAGCAGCCTGCCAGAAGGAGAGATGGTGAAGGACAATGAACAG GCTTTGTATGAACTGGTTAAATGCAACTTCAATGCAGAAGAGGCACTGCGGAGGTTACGGTTCAATGTGAAGGTTATCAGAG ATGAGCTTTGTGCCTGGAGTGAGGAAGAATGTAGAAATTTTGAACATGGCTTCAGGGTCCACGGGAAAAACTTTCATCTTATCCAAGCAAACAAG GTCCGCACCAGGTCAGTGGGCGAGTGTGTGGAGTATTACTACATGTGGAAAAAATCAGAGCGCTATGACTACTTCACTCAGCAGACTCGTTTAGGAAGGAAGAAGTACGTCCTCCACCCTGGAGCCAC GGATTACACCGACAATGACTTGGATGTGGGTGAAGTAGAAAACGCCAGTCGTTCTCGGAGCTCGCCACCAATTCCCTCTGCAACCAGCTGCCTGGATTCTCATTTCGGTCAAGATCAGATAGCAATAGAGAGCACAG AGCCCCTGAGCGTGGAGAGCACAGCCTGCAGCCTGGGCAGCATGAGTGAATCGGGGCAGGGCTATGAGTGCAGTACTCCTTCGGAGACAAATTGTTCCTTCGACCCCACGGAGGAGACATCCTCAGGCGCCATCTCAGCTTCCTGCACGCGACACACTGTCAACCCCTCGGAATCGGGGCTCTATGCTTTGCCGCCGGCAGGACCAGGACTAGCGGAGAAGCAGGAGACATTGCAGAGCTCTGGTGAGACGATAACCATGGACTTCACTCTCCCTGCAGACATTAACGAGGGTTTGCCTTTAATTGCTGGCCCTGTGGATTTGGACAGAGACCCAGAGGGAGTGGTGGCCCCTGCGCAAGTGTCCTTATCGGTCACAGATTTTGGCCTCATTGGCATCGGAGATGTAAATAGCTTTCTGACTGCCCATCAGGCTTGCCCAGCGCCTGTGGCTCGGTCGGAGCCTTTGTCACAGTGA
- the MIER2 gene encoding mesoderm induction early response protein 2 isoform X2 has protein sequence MGSADHRLNLAEILSQNYGVREEREEDDDTQEKQKSLEELEKSFSASQLVLYSMIVPFLMKLCPPLAQSSEMPFEELLALYGYEASDPISEQDSESNDITPNLPDMTLDKEQIAKDLLSGEEEEETQSSADDLTPSVTSHDASDLFPNQPGSNNFLADEDKEPCSSPCASSMAEDSEEDSIPSNECKKEIMVGPQYQATVPILHLNRHGEKVLFLLAYENEDQLLWDPNILPEREVEEFLYRAVKRRWDELSSSSLPEGEMVKDNEQALYELVKCNFNAEEALRRLRFNVKVIRDELCAWSEEECRNFEHGFRVHGKNFHLIQANKVRTRSVGECVEYYYMWKKSERYDYFTQQTRLGRKKYVLHPGATDYTDNDLDVGEVENASRSRSSPPIPSATSCLDSHFGQDQIAIESTEPLSVESTACSLGSMSESGQGYECSTPSETNCSFDPTEETSSGAISASCTRHTVNPSESGLYALPPAGPGLAEKQETLQSSGETITMDFTLPADINEGLPLIAGPVDLDRDPEGVVAPAQVSLSVTDFGLIGIGDVNSFLTAHQACPAPVARSEPLSQ, from the exons ATGGGCTCAGCTGATCATCGACTGAACCTAGCAGAGATCCTTTCACAGAACTATGGTGTacgggaagaaagggaagaagatgaTGATACTCAGGAGAAGCAGAAATCTTTAGAAGAGCTGGAGAAGAGTTTCAGTGCCTCTCAG CTGGTGTTGTACTCCATGATTGTTCCATTCCTGATGAAGCTTTGTCCTCCTCTCGCTCAGAGCAGTGAAATGCCATTTGAGGAGCTGCTTGCACTTTATGGCTATGAGGCGTCTGATCCCATCTCGGAGCAGGACAGTGAGAGCAATGATATTACTCCAAACCTCCCAGATATGACTCTGGATAAG GAACAAATAGCGAAGGATTTGCTTtcaggggaagaagaggaggagacacAGTCTTCAGCTGATGATCTGACTCCATCCGTCACGTCCCACGATGCGTCGGACCTATTCCCAAACCAGCCTGGCT CAAACAACTTCCTTGCTGATGAAGACAAAGAGCCCTGTTCATCTCCGTGTGCTTCCTCCATGGCTGAGGATTCAGAGGAGGATTCCATCCCATCCAATGAGTGTAAGAAG GAGATCATGGTTGGACCTCAGTACCAAGCCACTGTTCCCATCCTCCACTTAAACAGGCACGGTGAAAAAG tgctttttctgttAGCTTATGAGAATGAAGATCAACTGCTTTGGGACCCAAACATACTCCCCGAGAGAGAGGTTGAAGAGTTCCTGTACCGTGCAGTGAAGCGGCGATGGGACGAGCTGTCTAGCAGCAGCCTGCCAGAAGGAGAGATGGTGAAGGACAATGAACAG GCTTTGTATGAACTGGTTAAATGCAACTTCAATGCAGAAGAGGCACTGCGGAGGTTACGGTTCAATGTGAAGGTTATCAGAG ATGAGCTTTGTGCCTGGAGTGAGGAAGAATGTAGAAATTTTGAACATGGCTTCAGGGTCCACGGGAAAAACTTTCATCTTATCCAAGCAAACAAG GTCCGCACCAGGTCAGTGGGCGAGTGTGTGGAGTATTACTACATGTGGAAAAAATCAGAGCGCTATGACTACTTCACTCAGCAGACTCGTTTAGGAAGGAAGAAGTACGTCCTCCACCCTGGAGCCAC GGATTACACCGACAATGACTTGGATGTGGGTGAAGTAGAAAACGCCAGTCGTTCTCGGAGCTCGCCACCAATTCCCTCTGCAACCAGCTGCCTGGATTCTCATTTCGGTCAAGATCAGATAGCAATAGAGAGCACAG AGCCCCTGAGCGTGGAGAGCACAGCCTGCAGCCTGGGCAGCATGAGTGAATCGGGGCAGGGCTATGAGTGCAGTACTCCTTCGGAGACAAATTGTTCCTTCGACCCCACGGAGGAGACATCCTCAGGCGCCATCTCAGCTTCCTGCACGCGACACACTGTCAACCCCTCGGAATCGGGGCTCTATGCTTTGCCGCCGGCAGGACCAGGACTAGCGGAGAAGCAGGAGACATTGCAGAGCTCTGGTGAGACGATAACCATGGACTTCACTCTCCCTGCAGACATTAACGAGGGTTTGCCTTTAATTGCTGGCCCTGTGGATTTGGACAGAGACCCAGAGGGAGTGGTGGCCCCTGCGCAAGTGTCCTTATCGGTCACAGATTTTGGCCTCATTGGCATCGGAGATGTAAATAGCTTTCTGACTGCCCATCAGGCTTGCCCAGCGCCTGTGGCTCGGTCGGAGCCTTTGTCACAGTGA
- the MIER2 gene encoding mesoderm induction early response protein 2 isoform X5 has translation MGSADHRLNLAEILSQNYGVREEREEDDDTQEKQKSLEELEKSFSASQLVLYSMIVPFLMKLCPPLAQSSEMPFEELLALYGYEASDPISEQDSESNDITPNLPDMTLDKEQIAKDLLSGEEEEETQSSADDLTPSVTSHDASDLFPNQPGSNNFLADEDKEPCSSPCASSMAEDSEEDSIPSNECKKEIMVGPQYQATVPILHLNRHGEKAYENEDQLLWDPNILPEREVEEFLYRAVKRRWDELSSSSLPEGEMVKDNEQALYELVKCNFNAEEALRRLRFNVKVIRDELCAWSEEECRNFEHGFRVHGKNFHLIQANKVRTRSVGECVEYYYMWKKSERYDYFTQQTRLGRKKYVLHPGATDYTDNDLDVGEVENASRSRSSPPIPSATSCLDSHFGQDQIAIESTEPLSVESTACSLGSMSESGQGYECSTPSETNCSFDPTEETSSGAISASCTRHTVNPSESGLYALPPAGPGLAEKQETLQSSGETITMDFTLPADINEGLPLIAGPVDLDRDPEGVVAPAQVSLSVTDFGLIGIGDVNSFLTAHQACPAPVARSEPLSQ, from the exons ATGGGCTCAGCTGATCATCGACTGAACCTAGCAGAGATCCTTTCACAGAACTATGGTGTacgggaagaaagggaagaagatgaTGATACTCAGGAGAAGCAGAAATCTTTAGAAGAGCTGGAGAAGAGTTTCAGTGCCTCTCAG CTGGTGTTGTACTCCATGATTGTTCCATTCCTGATGAAGCTTTGTCCTCCTCTCGCTCAGAGCAGTGAAATGCCATTTGAGGAGCTGCTTGCACTTTATGGCTATGAGGCGTCTGATCCCATCTCGGAGCAGGACAGTGAGAGCAATGATATTACTCCAAACCTCCCAGATATGACTCTGGATAAG GAACAAATAGCGAAGGATTTGCTTtcaggggaagaagaggaggagacacAGTCTTCAGCTGATGATCTGACTCCATCCGTCACGTCCCACGATGCGTCGGACCTATTCCCAAACCAGCCTGGCT CAAACAACTTCCTTGCTGATGAAGACAAAGAGCCCTGTTCATCTCCGTGTGCTTCCTCCATGGCTGAGGATTCAGAGGAGGATTCCATCCCATCCAATGAGTGTAAGAAG GAGATCATGGTTGGACCTCAGTACCAAGCCACTGTTCCCATCCTCCACTTAAACAGGCACGGTGAAAAAG CTTATGAGAATGAAGATCAACTGCTTTGGGACCCAAACATACTCCCCGAGAGAGAGGTTGAAGAGTTCCTGTACCGTGCAGTGAAGCGGCGATGGGACGAGCTGTCTAGCAGCAGCCTGCCAGAAGGAGAGATGGTGAAGGACAATGAACAG GCTTTGTATGAACTGGTTAAATGCAACTTCAATGCAGAAGAGGCACTGCGGAGGTTACGGTTCAATGTGAAGGTTATCAGAG ATGAGCTTTGTGCCTGGAGTGAGGAAGAATGTAGAAATTTTGAACATGGCTTCAGGGTCCACGGGAAAAACTTTCATCTTATCCAAGCAAACAAG GTCCGCACCAGGTCAGTGGGCGAGTGTGTGGAGTATTACTACATGTGGAAAAAATCAGAGCGCTATGACTACTTCACTCAGCAGACTCGTTTAGGAAGGAAGAAGTACGTCCTCCACCCTGGAGCCAC GGATTACACCGACAATGACTTGGATGTGGGTGAAGTAGAAAACGCCAGTCGTTCTCGGAGCTCGCCACCAATTCCCTCTGCAACCAGCTGCCTGGATTCTCATTTCGGTCAAGATCAGATAGCAATAGAGAGCACAG AGCCCCTGAGCGTGGAGAGCACAGCCTGCAGCCTGGGCAGCATGAGTGAATCGGGGCAGGGCTATGAGTGCAGTACTCCTTCGGAGACAAATTGTTCCTTCGACCCCACGGAGGAGACATCCTCAGGCGCCATCTCAGCTTCCTGCACGCGACACACTGTCAACCCCTCGGAATCGGGGCTCTATGCTTTGCCGCCGGCAGGACCAGGACTAGCGGAGAAGCAGGAGACATTGCAGAGCTCTGGTGAGACGATAACCATGGACTTCACTCTCCCTGCAGACATTAACGAGGGTTTGCCTTTAATTGCTGGCCCTGTGGATTTGGACAGAGACCCAGAGGGAGTGGTGGCCCCTGCGCAAGTGTCCTTATCGGTCACAGATTTTGGCCTCATTGGCATCGGAGATGTAAATAGCTTTCTGACTGCCCATCAGGCTTGCCCAGCGCCTGTGGCTCGGTCGGAGCCTTTGTCACAGTGA
- the MIER2 gene encoding mesoderm induction early response protein 2 isoform X4, whose protein sequence is MPFEELLALYGYEASDPISEQDSESNDITPNLPDMTLDKEQIAKDLLSGEEEEETQSSADDLTPSVTSHDASDLFPNQPGSNNFLADEDKEPCSSPCASSMAEDSEEDSIPSNECKKEIMVGPQYQATVPILHLNRHGEKVLFLLAYENEDQLLWDPNILPEREVEEFLYRAVKRRWDELSSSSLPEGEMVKDNEQALYELVKCNFNAEEALRRLRFNVKVIRDELCAWSEEECRNFEHGFRVHGKNFHLIQANKVRTRSVGECVEYYYMWKKSERYDYFTQQTRLGRKKYVLHPGATDYTDNDLDVGEVENASRSRSSPPIPSATSCLDSHFGQDQIAIESTEPLSVESTACSLGSMSESGQGYECSTPSETNCSFDPTEETSSGAISASCTRHTVNPSESGLYALPPAGPGLAEKQETLQSSGETITMDFTLPADINEGLPLIAGPVDLDRDPEGVVAPAQVSLSVTDFGLIGIGDVNSFLTAHQACPAPVARSEPLSQ, encoded by the exons ATGCCATTTGAGGAGCTGCTTGCACTTTATGGCTATGAGGCGTCTGATCCCATCTCGGAGCAGGACAGTGAGAGCAATGATATTACTCCAAACCTCCCAGATATGACTCTGGATAAG GAACAAATAGCGAAGGATTTGCTTtcaggggaagaagaggaggagacacAGTCTTCAGCTGATGATCTGACTCCATCCGTCACGTCCCACGATGCGTCGGACCTATTCCCAAACCAGCCTGGCT CAAACAACTTCCTTGCTGATGAAGACAAAGAGCCCTGTTCATCTCCGTGTGCTTCCTCCATGGCTGAGGATTCAGAGGAGGATTCCATCCCATCCAATGAGTGTAAGAAG GAGATCATGGTTGGACCTCAGTACCAAGCCACTGTTCCCATCCTCCACTTAAACAGGCACGGTGAAAAAG tgctttttctgttAGCTTATGAGAATGAAGATCAACTGCTTTGGGACCCAAACATACTCCCCGAGAGAGAGGTTGAAGAGTTCCTGTACCGTGCAGTGAAGCGGCGATGGGACGAGCTGTCTAGCAGCAGCCTGCCAGAAGGAGAGATGGTGAAGGACAATGAACAG GCTTTGTATGAACTGGTTAAATGCAACTTCAATGCAGAAGAGGCACTGCGGAGGTTACGGTTCAATGTGAAGGTTATCAGAG ATGAGCTTTGTGCCTGGAGTGAGGAAGAATGTAGAAATTTTGAACATGGCTTCAGGGTCCACGGGAAAAACTTTCATCTTATCCAAGCAAACAAG GTCCGCACCAGGTCAGTGGGCGAGTGTGTGGAGTATTACTACATGTGGAAAAAATCAGAGCGCTATGACTACTTCACTCAGCAGACTCGTTTAGGAAGGAAGAAGTACGTCCTCCACCCTGGAGCCAC GGATTACACCGACAATGACTTGGATGTGGGTGAAGTAGAAAACGCCAGTCGTTCTCGGAGCTCGCCACCAATTCCCTCTGCAACCAGCTGCCTGGATTCTCATTTCGGTCAAGATCAGATAGCAATAGAGAGCACAG AGCCCCTGAGCGTGGAGAGCACAGCCTGCAGCCTGGGCAGCATGAGTGAATCGGGGCAGGGCTATGAGTGCAGTACTCCTTCGGAGACAAATTGTTCCTTCGACCCCACGGAGGAGACATCCTCAGGCGCCATCTCAGCTTCCTGCACGCGACACACTGTCAACCCCTCGGAATCGGGGCTCTATGCTTTGCCGCCGGCAGGACCAGGACTAGCGGAGAAGCAGGAGACATTGCAGAGCTCTGGTGAGACGATAACCATGGACTTCACTCTCCCTGCAGACATTAACGAGGGTTTGCCTTTAATTGCTGGCCCTGTGGATTTGGACAGAGACCCAGAGGGAGTGGTGGCCCCTGCGCAAGTGTCCTTATCGGTCACAGATTTTGGCCTCATTGGCATCGGAGATGTAAATAGCTTTCTGACTGCCCATCAGGCTTGCCCAGCGCCTGTGGCTCGGTCGGAGCCTTTGTCACAGTGA
- the MIER2 gene encoding mesoderm induction early response protein 2 isoform X6, with protein MGSADHRLNLAEILSQNYGVREEREEDDDTQEKQKSLEELEKSFSASQSSEMPFEELLALYGYEASDPISEQDSESNDITPNLPDMTLDKEQIAKDLLSGEEEEETQSSADDLTPSVTSHDASDLFPNQPGSNNFLADEDKEPCSSPCASSMAEDSEEDSIPSNECKKEIMVGPQYQATVPILHLNRHGEKAYENEDQLLWDPNILPEREVEEFLYRAVKRRWDELSSSSLPEGEMVKDNEQALYELVKCNFNAEEALRRLRFNVKVIRDELCAWSEEECRNFEHGFRVHGKNFHLIQANKVRTRSVGECVEYYYMWKKSERYDYFTQQTRLGRKKYVLHPGATDYTDNDLDVGEVENASRSRSSPPIPSATSCLDSHFGQDQIAIESTEPLSVESTACSLGSMSESGQGYECSTPSETNCSFDPTEETSSGAISASCTRHTVNPSESGLYALPPAGPGLAEKQETLQSSGETITMDFTLPADINEGLPLIAGPVDLDRDPEGVVAPAQVSLSVTDFGLIGIGDVNSFLTAHQACPAPVARSEPLSQ; from the exons ATGGGCTCAGCTGATCATCGACTGAACCTAGCAGAGATCCTTTCACAGAACTATGGTGTacgggaagaaagggaagaagatgaTGATACTCAGGAGAAGCAGAAATCTTTAGAAGAGCTGGAGAAGAGTTTCAGTGCCTCTCAG AGCAGTGAAATGCCATTTGAGGAGCTGCTTGCACTTTATGGCTATGAGGCGTCTGATCCCATCTCGGAGCAGGACAGTGAGAGCAATGATATTACTCCAAACCTCCCAGATATGACTCTGGATAAG GAACAAATAGCGAAGGATTTGCTTtcaggggaagaagaggaggagacacAGTCTTCAGCTGATGATCTGACTCCATCCGTCACGTCCCACGATGCGTCGGACCTATTCCCAAACCAGCCTGGCT CAAACAACTTCCTTGCTGATGAAGACAAAGAGCCCTGTTCATCTCCGTGTGCTTCCTCCATGGCTGAGGATTCAGAGGAGGATTCCATCCCATCCAATGAGTGTAAGAAG GAGATCATGGTTGGACCTCAGTACCAAGCCACTGTTCCCATCCTCCACTTAAACAGGCACGGTGAAAAAG CTTATGAGAATGAAGATCAACTGCTTTGGGACCCAAACATACTCCCCGAGAGAGAGGTTGAAGAGTTCCTGTACCGTGCAGTGAAGCGGCGATGGGACGAGCTGTCTAGCAGCAGCCTGCCAGAAGGAGAGATGGTGAAGGACAATGAACAG GCTTTGTATGAACTGGTTAAATGCAACTTCAATGCAGAAGAGGCACTGCGGAGGTTACGGTTCAATGTGAAGGTTATCAGAG ATGAGCTTTGTGCCTGGAGTGAGGAAGAATGTAGAAATTTTGAACATGGCTTCAGGGTCCACGGGAAAAACTTTCATCTTATCCAAGCAAACAAG GTCCGCACCAGGTCAGTGGGCGAGTGTGTGGAGTATTACTACATGTGGAAAAAATCAGAGCGCTATGACTACTTCACTCAGCAGACTCGTTTAGGAAGGAAGAAGTACGTCCTCCACCCTGGAGCCAC GGATTACACCGACAATGACTTGGATGTGGGTGAAGTAGAAAACGCCAGTCGTTCTCGGAGCTCGCCACCAATTCCCTCTGCAACCAGCTGCCTGGATTCTCATTTCGGTCAAGATCAGATAGCAATAGAGAGCACAG AGCCCCTGAGCGTGGAGAGCACAGCCTGCAGCCTGGGCAGCATGAGTGAATCGGGGCAGGGCTATGAGTGCAGTACTCCTTCGGAGACAAATTGTTCCTTCGACCCCACGGAGGAGACATCCTCAGGCGCCATCTCAGCTTCCTGCACGCGACACACTGTCAACCCCTCGGAATCGGGGCTCTATGCTTTGCCGCCGGCAGGACCAGGACTAGCGGAGAAGCAGGAGACATTGCAGAGCTCTGGTGAGACGATAACCATGGACTTCACTCTCCCTGCAGACATTAACGAGGGTTTGCCTTTAATTGCTGGCCCTGTGGATTTGGACAGAGACCCAGAGGGAGTGGTGGCCCCTGCGCAAGTGTCCTTATCGGTCACAGATTTTGGCCTCATTGGCATCGGAGATGTAAATAGCTTTCTGACTGCCCATCAGGCTTGCCCAGCGCCTGTGGCTCGGTCGGAGCCTTTGTCACAGTGA